A single region of the Gorilla gorilla gorilla isolate KB3781 chromosome 1, NHGRI_mGorGor1-v2.1_pri, whole genome shotgun sequence genome encodes:
- the LOC115935825 gene encoding coiled-coil domain-containing protein 3-like, producing the protein MLRQLLLAKLCLAGPPAPARACQLPSEWRPLSEGCRAELAETVVYARVLALHPEAPGLYNHLPWQYHAGQGGLFYSAEVQMLCDQAWGSMLEVPAGSRLNLTGLGYFSCHSHTVVQDYSYFFFLRMDENYNLLPHGVNFQDAIFPDTQENRRMFSSLFQFSNCSQGQQLATFSSDWEIQEDNRVGIG; encoded by the coding sequence ATGCTGCGCCAGCTGCTGCTCGCCAAGCTCTGCCTGGCGGGTCCCCCAGCGCCCGCGCGCGCCTGCCAGCTGCCCTCCGAGTGGAGGCCCCTGAGCGAGGGCTGCCGCGCCGAGCTGGCCGAGACCGTCGTGTACGCCAGGGTGCTGGCGCTGCACCCCGAGGCGCCCGGCCTCTACAACCACCTGCCCTGGCAGTACCACGCCGGCCAGGGGGGCCTCTTCTACTCGGCCGAGGTCCAGATGCTGTGCGACCAGGCGTGGGGCAGCATGCTGGAGGTGCCCGCCGGCTCCAGGCTCAACCTCACCGGCCTGGGCTACTTCTCGTGCCACTCCCACACCGTGGTCCAGGACTACTCctatttcttcttcctcaggatGGATGAAAATTATAACCTCTTGCCTCACGGAGTCAATTTCCAAGATGCCATCTTCCCAGACACTCAAGAGAACAGAAGGATGTTTTCTAGCCTTTTCCAGTTTTCAAACTGTTCGCAAGGGCAGCAGCTGGCGACTTTCTCCAGTGACTGGGAAATCCAGGAAGACAATAGGGTAGGAATCGGCTAA